A DNA window from Planctomycetota bacterium contains the following coding sequences:
- a CDS encoding DUF58 domain-containing protein, which yields MPAMRFLDANILRSLAHIELRARLLVEGLYASRHRSPFYGFSVEFVDHREYSPGDEPRTIDWKMLARTERYFVKRFEMESNMNVVCLLDTSRSMGYRPADRDRLTKLEYASYLAASVAFLVHRQQDSPGLATFGDALREFLPPRQGQRHLYTLLSRLEAIEPQGQTDLARVLEAIGRRLTRRGIVLVLSDCYGDARAVVDGIRHLTARGHDVIVLHLLDHDEVAFPFKPLTTFRDMETGAALMSDPLRQRPLYLDRLERFRRRIESGTVACGADYRFVDTSQPIELVLRDYLLYRRERAR from the coding sequence CGCGCGCCTGCTCGTCGAGGGCCTCTACGCGTCGCGCCACCGCAGCCCGTTCTACGGCTTCAGCGTCGAGTTCGTGGACCACCGCGAGTACTCGCCCGGCGACGAGCCGCGCACGATTGACTGGAAGATGCTCGCCCGCACCGAACGCTACTTCGTCAAGCGGTTCGAGATGGAATCGAACATGAACGTCGTGTGCCTGCTCGACACCAGCCGTTCGATGGGCTATCGGCCGGCGGACCGCGACAGGTTGACGAAGCTGGAGTACGCCAGCTATCTGGCCGCGTCCGTGGCCTTCCTCGTGCACCGGCAGCAGGACTCGCCCGGCCTGGCGACCTTCGGCGACGCGCTGCGCGAGTTCCTGCCGCCCCGGCAGGGGCAGCGCCACCTCTACACCCTGCTTTCGCGGCTCGAGGCCATCGAGCCCCAGGGCCAGACCGACCTCGCCCGCGTGCTCGAGGCCATCGGCCGGCGCCTTACTCGCCGGGGCATCGTGCTTGTCCTCAGCGACTGCTACGGCGATGCGCGCGCCGTGGTGGACGGTATCCGCCACCTGACCGCCCGGGGGCACGACGTGATCGTCCTCCATCTCCTCGACCATGACGAGGTGGCGTTCCCCTTCAAGCCGCTTACCACCTTCCGCGACATGGAGACGGGCGCCGCCCTGATGAGCGACCCGCTGCGCCAGCGGCCGCTCTACCTCGACCGCCTCGAGCGCTTCCGCCGCCGCATCGAGAGCGGCACCGTGGCGTGCGGCGCCGACTACCGCTTCGTGGACACCTCGCAGCCCATCGAGCTGGTGCTGCGCGACTACCTCCTCTACCGCAGGGAGAGGGCGCGATGA
- a CDS encoding DUF4159 domain-containing protein encodes MRALLLPVLVVLLLDARSRGSTWAERAGEMNRTELSAREARQRSAAEAKERRNRIALRRIKPAMPGVDWDADPTAIPYLLYQVNQRTDLPVYTDNEGLDLASDELFEYTLVYLTAHTRWSLNEKETANLKRWLERGGTLYLDDCYLRGSPFADSVRPEVSKLIPGAEPIWLLKTDPRVADAFKMIYPTPWPGEAFTRPWLYFLLDDRPAVFFSPNDDGCAWEISTPPTASNPIGEGIGHGGDNRYREMIYQQVTNWILFALTH; translated from the coding sequence ATGAGAGCTCTGCTTCTGCCCGTCCTCGTTGTCCTCCTCCTGGATGCCCGTTCGCGCGGCAGCACCTGGGCCGAACGGGCCGGCGAGATGAACCGCACCGAGCTTTCGGCCAGGGAGGCGCGCCAACGCTCAGCCGCGGAGGCCAAGGAGCGCCGCAACAGGATCGCCCTCCGCCGCATCAAGCCGGCCATGCCTGGCGTGGACTGGGATGCCGACCCTACGGCCATTCCCTACCTGCTCTACCAGGTGAATCAGCGCACCGACCTGCCCGTCTACACCGACAACGAGGGCCTCGACCTGGCCAGCGACGAGCTCTTCGAATACACCCTTGTCTACCTCACGGCGCACACTCGCTGGAGCCTGAACGAAAAGGAGACCGCGAACCTCAAGCGCTGGCTCGAGCGCGGCGGTACGCTGTACCTCGACGACTGCTACCTGCGCGGCAGCCCGTTCGCCGACAGCGTGCGGCCCGAGGTCTCGAAGCTCATTCCCGGCGCCGAGCCGATCTGGCTGCTTAAGACCGACCCGCGCGTGGCCGACGCGTTCAAGATGATCTACCCCACGCCCTGGCCCGGCGAGGCGTTCACGAGGCCCTGGCTCTACTTCCTTCTCGACGACCGGCCCGCCGTCTTCTTCAGCCCGAACGACGACGGCTGCGCGTGGGAGATCTCCACGCCGCCCACCGCCTCGAACCCCATCGGCGAGGGCATTGGCCACGGTGGCGACAACCGGTACCGCGAGATGATCTACCAGCAGGTGACCAACTGGATTCTCTTCGCCCTGACGCATTGA
- a CDS encoding BatA domain-containing protein → MSLLFPGMLLGLVALAIPVALHLIARHKYQVQDFPTIQFLRADERTNVFAMRLVDVGQLLLRLAVLALLALAMARLFTAWTPFGPAARNLVVVVDCSASMQALGTRPADGRPAPLMDLAKAQADALLREVAAPSRCALIAAAQDAEPIVPLHPAPHEAIRALSGLAATDGAGRGLVRAVAAGCDLLRGRREARSQIVVLTDLAASAFEARNSEDLRRIRDAQAELGRKLEIVLLDLAGAQADNLAILEARVRGSRVQMGDDAHIVARVLNAGTAERKAKLQLAVGERREPLIKEIALAPGGEADVDLTLRATRAGQAIAEVCLDGDDGRPGDNRFAVPLDVADARRVLIVHDAAPPAEGRAEPGLPSGLSEIRNPRSAGRSEGLLDGVRILRFALNPGRELGQPHGTGIHTTAVTPEALAGQPLSKYDVIVLHDVSTLSEQALKDLEAFARQGRALLFVCGGGTHAMKFNRTFASLSPAQVGNERTLDPPIGLRPAGAQHPVLAPFRDRLKGDLSAVRFAAVRELRQLAPTASAMLVGTDGAPLAAEMAVGQGRAALLAFGFELDRGNLARTRVFPALMWQLLGYLSGDLRPRRPDVLTAARPAVLDVSEPAFAFLDELELSPRGAPASPLRLAIGPDRTLLVPSLPVGHYALQKPSEGAARRAATGRPLAVNHDPRESRTERITEAELADLFGQGVRVAAAGEPLRLTPAGGELWPLLAALLFIAYALEGLIGWALNARRERQRSQEASQ, encoded by the coding sequence ATGAGCCTGCTGTTCCCCGGCATGCTGCTCGGGCTCGTGGCGCTGGCCATCCCGGTCGCACTCCACCTGATCGCGCGCCACAAGTACCAGGTCCAGGACTTCCCGACCATCCAGTTCCTGCGGGCCGACGAGCGGACGAACGTGTTCGCGATGCGGCTGGTGGATGTGGGGCAGCTCCTCCTGCGTCTCGCCGTGCTGGCTCTCCTCGCGCTGGCGATGGCCCGGCTCTTCACGGCCTGGACGCCGTTCGGTCCCGCCGCGCGCAATCTGGTCGTCGTGGTGGACTGTTCGGCCAGCATGCAGGCCCTGGGCACGCGCCCGGCCGACGGCCGCCCTGCGCCGCTGATGGACCTGGCGAAGGCCCAAGCCGACGCGCTGCTGCGCGAGGTGGCCGCGCCCAGCCGGTGTGCGCTGATCGCCGCTGCCCAGGACGCCGAGCCGATCGTTCCCCTTCACCCGGCGCCCCACGAGGCGATTCGCGCCCTCTCCGGCCTCGCCGCCACCGACGGGGCGGGGCGCGGCCTGGTGCGGGCGGTGGCCGCGGGCTGCGACCTGTTGCGCGGCCGGCGCGAGGCGCGCTCGCAGATCGTGGTCCTCACCGATCTGGCGGCCTCCGCCTTCGAAGCGCGCAACAGCGAGGACCTGCGCCGCATCCGGGACGCGCAGGCCGAACTCGGCCGCAAGCTCGAGATAGTGCTCCTCGACCTCGCGGGGGCCCAGGCCGACAACCTCGCCATCCTGGAGGCCCGCGTGCGCGGCTCGCGCGTCCAGATGGGCGACGACGCGCACATCGTGGCCCGCGTGCTCAACGCGGGCACCGCCGAGCGCAAGGCGAAGCTTCAACTGGCCGTCGGCGAGCGCCGCGAACCCCTCATCAAGGAGATCGCCCTGGCGCCCGGCGGCGAAGCGGATGTGGACCTGACCCTCCGCGCCACGCGCGCGGGGCAGGCGATAGCCGAGGTGTGCCTCGATGGCGATGACGGGCGGCCGGGGGACAACCGGTTCGCCGTCCCGCTCGACGTGGCCGATGCGCGCAGGGTCCTCATCGTTCACGATGCCGCTCCGCCCGCGGAGGGCCGCGCCGAGCCAGGTCTCCCATCAGGCCTGTCTGAAATCCGCAATCCGCGGTCCGCAGGCCGCAGTGAGGGGCTGCTCGACGGCGTGCGCATCCTGCGCTTCGCCCTCAACCCCGGCCGCGAACTCGGCCAGCCCCACGGCACAGGGATTCACACCACCGCGGTGACGCCCGAGGCCCTTGCCGGCCAGCCCCTGAGCAAGTACGACGTCATTGTCCTCCACGACGTGAGCACGCTCAGCGAGCAGGCGCTGAAGGACCTCGAGGCCTTCGCTCGGCAGGGGCGCGCGCTGCTCTTCGTGTGCGGCGGCGGCACCCACGCCATGAAGTTCAACCGAACCTTCGCCTCGCTCTCCCCAGCCCAGGTGGGCAACGAGCGGACGCTCGACCCGCCCATCGGCCTCCGGCCTGCCGGGGCGCAGCACCCCGTGCTGGCTCCCTTCCGCGACAGGCTCAAAGGCGACCTCTCGGCCGTGCGGTTCGCCGCCGTCCGGGAGCTCCGACAGCTTGCCCCGACGGCCTCGGCGATGCTCGTCGGCACCGACGGTGCGCCGCTGGCCGCCGAGATGGCCGTGGGGCAGGGCCGGGCCGCGCTGCTGGCCTTTGGTTTCGAACTCGACCGCGGCAACCTCGCCCGCACGCGGGTGTTCCCCGCCCTGATGTGGCAGTTGCTGGGGTACCTCTCGGGCGACCTGCGGCCACGCCGGCCCGACGTGCTCACGGCCGCGCGGCCGGCCGTGCTCGACGTCTCCGAGCCCGCATTCGCCTTCCTCGACGAGTTGGAACTCTCGCCACGGGGGGCGCCGGCCTCGCCGCTGCGGCTGGCCATCGGACCCGACAGAACCCTCCTCGTCCCCAGCCTGCCCGTGGGCCACTATGCGCTCCAGAAGCCGTCGGAAGGCGCGGCACGCCGCGCCGCGACGGGCCGTCCGCTGGCCGTGAACCACGACCCGCGCGAGAGCCGCACCGAGCGCATCACCGAGGCGGAGCTGGCGGACCTCTTTGGGCAGGGGGTTCGGGTGGCGGCCGCAGGCGAGCCGCTCCGCTTGACGCCCGCGGGCGGCGAGCTGTGGCCACTGCTGGCCGCCCTGCTCTTCATCGCCTACGCGCTCGAGGGCCTCATCGGGTGGGCGCTCAACGCGCGCCGCGAACGCCAGCGCAGCCAGGAGGCCAGCCAATGA